The nucleotide window ATTTTTCCGGAATCGAACAGGGGCCAGCTCACCGATGGGCCGATCGACCAGAAACGGCTGGACCAGTCCACGAGGGATGAAGCGCTCGTATTCTGGTAGCCCGCACTGCCCGTCAGATAGAATTTCGGGAACAAATCCGCCGTCGCAACGCCGACCCTGGCTGTTGCCGCATGAATGGCGGCCTCCGCCTGGCGGATGTCGGGCCGCCTGCGGCAAAGATCGGACGGCACTCCCACCGGAACCTGAACGAGTGCGGCAGGAATTCCGGAAACGGCGGTCAGCATGGCATCCAGGTCGGCAGGCGCCTTTCCCATCAGGATGGCCAGGGCGAACATCGCCTGCCGTGCGCCGACTTCGAGGGCTGGGATCTGGCTTTCGGTACTCGCCACCTGCGCCTCGGCATTGACCAGATCCAGCCGCGTCACAAGCCCTGCCTCATAGCGCTTTCGGGTCAGGCTTGCCGTCTTCTTCTGTGTTTCCAGAGCGGATTTGGCCACTAAGACTCGCTGCTGATACGTTCGCAAGTCGATATAGGAAGCCGCCACTTCCGCCGCCACGCTGACCATCACATCCCTTCCGGCCTCCACCTGAGCCTGCACATCGGCATCCGCCGCCTCGACGGACCGCTTCAACCCGCCGAAAATATCCAGCTCCCAGGATGCATCGAAGCCTGCCTGATACTGATTCGCATCGTATCCATCCGATCCGGTGCTTCCCGATCCCGAATTCGCACCGGCAGACGTATGGCTCCTTCTATAAGAACCGCCGGCCGAAACACTCGGCCCCTCCGCCGCCACGAACCCCCGACGGGCCGCCCTCGCTTCCCGCAGGCGGGCTTCGGCAAGCCGGAGTCCCGGATTCGAGGCGAACGCCTGCTCGATCAGGGAGCACAGAATCGGATCGTTGAAATTCTCCCACCAACGACTGATCTCACCAGTGTGCTCCGCGAAATGATTGTCATCGACCGTGGACCACGCTGCGGGAAGATCCGGATGCTGCGGCTGATATACCGGCCCCGGCGTCATGCAGCCGCAAATGCCCACCAGCAAAGCCATGCAGAAGCCTTTCACCCATCGAAGGCCGCGAGATTTTCCAAACATCGATTTTCCCTTTCCTGCAACCCGTCCATTTCACTCATATCGCAACGCCTCGATCGGATCGAGCTTCGAGGCCCGCCATGCCGGATAATATCCGAAAATCACGCCCACACCGACCGACACCAGAACGGATGCGGCAATGGCCTCCGGTGAATAGCCGATCGGCCATTTCAGGATCAGTTGGACGACATAGGAGCCGCCACGGCCCAGCAAAATACCGATCGCGCCGCCTGCCACGCAGAGCACGACGGCTTCGATGAGAAACTGGCGCAAGATATCCCGGCTTCTCGCGCCGACAGCCATCCGAAGCCCGATCTCCCGGGTGCGCTCCGTCACCGACACCAGCATGATGTTCATGATCCCCACACCGCCGACTACCAGCGAGATGAGCGCCACAAAGAGCAGCAGGTTCGTCATGAGGGACGCCGTACCGGTCAGTGTCTTGGTCATTTCGGTCATGTTGCGGATATTGAAATCGTCGGCCTCGCCTTCGCGGATGCGGTGCCGGCTCCGCAGGGTATCGGTAATCTGGTCGATCGCGTTGGAGATTTCTTCGGTGCTGACGGCTGCCATCAGCAATTGATCCACATTGGCAAACCGGATCGGCAGGGGCTGATCCGCAGCCTGGATGTCTGACCTTGCCGGATACAGCGCAACCGAACCGGGATAGAGCTTGCTCAGGGTGTTCACGGACGATGAGGTGGCATCGCTTCCGGTCGATTGGACGGACGTCACGACAGGAGAGCCCGTTACCCGATATTTGATGGTGGTCCAGGGAGCCAGCAGGATGTCGTCCTGATCGACACCCATCATATTGGCGCCTTTTTCGGAAAGCACCCCCACCACGCGAAAGGAAACGTTCTTGATCCGGATTTCCTTGCCGATCGGCGATTCATCCAGAAACAGTTCCCGGACCAGCGTTTTTCCGAGCAGGCAGACCTTGTTGGCGTTGAGCACATCCCGATCCGTAAACACGTCTCCTTCAGCAAGCTCCTTCCAGTCCCGCACTTCGAGAAATGCGCTGGTCGTACCGAAAATGGAAGCCGGAATCCAGTTGCGGTTTCCATAGACGACCTGACTTCTGGCCCGGACAATCGGCGCCACGCTCCGCACCGAAGGACATTCCCGCTGGATGGCGTCCGCGTCCATCGGCGTCAGGGTCATCACGCTCCCGGCGCCGAACGTGATGCCGCCGCTTGCCGCAGATCCCGGAAGAACCAGGATCGTATTGGCTCCCATGCTGGCGATGGATTTCTGAATGGCGGCGGATGAGCCTTTGCCGATTTCCATCATGGCGATCACCGCGCCCACGCCGATGACAATACCCAATGTCGTCAGCAGGGCACGCATGGGATTTCGCATCAGGGCCTGAAGCGCTGTGCGCAGGGTTCGAAGGATTCTCATACCGACGCCTCCATCACCTGAGCCTGCAATGTCCTCTCCGCAGCCTGCTCCGCTGCTCCATCGACAAGCACCCCGTCTGCAATCCGGATGATGCGATCCGCATGTTCGGCGACTTCCGGATCGTGGGTGACCAGAATGATGGTGATGTTGTCCTGCTGGTTGAGCACCTTGAACATGTCGAGCACTTCGGCGCTGGTCTTCGAATCGAGATTTCCGGTCGGCTCGTCCGCGAAAAGCACCGGCGGACGATTGATCAGCGCCCTGGCGATGGCAACCCGCTGCTGCTGGCCGCCGGAGAGCTGGGACGGCTCGTGATGGAGCCGGTTGGCAAGACCGACTTTTTCGAGCATTTCGGAAGCCCTGCGTCTGGCCTCCTTGTCCGAAACGAATTTGGCCGCATAGCCCATCGGCATCATGACGTTTTCGAGCGCGCTCGCCCTGCCCAGCAGATTGAAATTCTGGAAGACGAACCCCATGCGCGCATTGCGCAGGTAAGCCCGCTCATCCGCGCTCAGGTGCACCACGTTTTTCCCGTCGAACCAGTAGGTTCCCTCCGTTGGCCTGTCAAGACAGCCCAGGATGTTCATCAGGGTGCTTTTCCCGGACCCGGACGAGCCCATGAGCGCAACGAATTCACCCGCATCGATGGTCAGGCTGATCCCTTTCAGGACAGGAACATCGATCTCCCCCAGATGAAAGGTTTTTCGAATGCCTTCGAGCCGAATCAGATCCATGTTCCGTTCCGTTTTCAATGGCGCCCGCCTTTGAAGAATTGCGGGACAAAGGGATTTCTGGTCCCCTGTGGCCCACCCTGGCCGGCTGTCTGGATACCGGTAACTACTGCAAGCCCTTCGCGGATGTGTTTTCCGGAAACCTCGGTCATGATCCCGTCGCTGGCACCTTCCTCCACCGCAAGGGGAACCAGAAGGCCTTCATGCCCAGGCGTCCAGAGGACGGATCGTTTTTTGGCGCCGCTCCCCGTTTTCCCTTCCTCCCCGACATTGGGCCCCTTCTCTTTCGGCTCCCGATAAGCAGGATCGATCATTTCCGGCCGCGGTGACCATTTGAGGCCCGCATTCGGGACCAGCAACACGTTTTCCCTGCGCTCCAGCTCGAAATTCACGTTTGCCGTCAGATAGGGCAGGAGCCTGCCGGAGGAATTGTCGGTCAGCACCTCGACGGTGTAGGTGACGACATTCTGGCTCATGGTCGCATTGAGGCGCACTTTCCCCACTTCCCCTGCAAACTGCTCTCCCGGGAAAGCGTCCACGGTAAAATTCACCGGTTGACCCGGATAAATCTTGCCGATATCCGCTTCGTTCACCGCAACCCATACCTGCATTTTCCGCAGGTCCCGTGCAATCAGGAAAAGGCTCGGCGCATTGAGGCTCGCCACGACCGTCTGGCCGATGTTGACCCTGCGATCGATGATAATCCCGTTTACTGGAGAGCGAATCGTGCAATAGCCAAGATTCGTTTTCGCCCGTTCCAGGCTTGCCTTTGAAACCGCTATGGCCGCATTGGCCTGCTGAACGGATGCTTCGGCCACATGCACTGCCGCCTGAGCCGATTCAAACGCCGAACGATAGCCATCATAGCTGATTGCGGAGAGCGCATCGGATGGTCCCAGCTTCTTCGCCCGCTCCCAGTCCTGCCTGGCCTGCCAGAATTTGGCCTTGCTCTGTTCCAGTGTGGCCTTCGCATTTTGCAGCAGAGCCTTTTGCGCCCGCAAATCGGCCTCGGCCCGTTTGGCGTCAGCCGCATACAGCGCGTCATCGATTTTCGCCAGAATCATGCCGGAAGTGACTTCCGAGCCGTAATCTGCGGACTTGCCTTTGCGGTCCTTCCCGAAGCTCTTGATCTGGCCGGCAATCTGCGCACCGACATCCACCACTTCCTCGGGCTCCACGGTCCCTGTCGCACTGATGCCGACAAAGAGATTCCCCCGCTGTACGGCAGCCGTTTTGAAGGCCGTCGCAACCGGCGCTTTCGCTCTTTTCCAGAACACATATCCCCCTGCCAGGAGGACCAGAACCACAGCCATCCATACGATCCGTTTCACCGCCGTTTTCATATCCGCCTTTCCATCCTTCGGGCCAACAACCGCATCCATGTCATTTCGATCTGCAGACCTCCCGAATCCCGGCCAGGCTGAAGCGCAGGATGTGATCTGCAAGTCCGTCGATGTCTCTTGTCCATTCCAGTTCCTGGGCATCCCTGCAAACCGGCTTTCTGCGCATGGTCACCAGCAGGTCGAAGCATTGCGCCAGAACGCTGCGCAGGCACAGCCAAATCCGCTTTTCCGGAACTTCCTCACCCACCAGTTCGCGAAGCAGGTTCAGAAACCCTTTGCGGATCGGCTCGACGCTGTCCCGGATCACGACATCGAGCAGGCCGGTCGGATTGGCCATTTCCTTGTGCAGAATGTCGAATGCATAGCTTTGGGGGTGGGAAATGCGATGCAACACCGAAAGAATTCTGCCCCGCATCCGTTCCTCGATCCCTGCCCCGGAATCGATGCCCCCATCTGCAGGGTACTGCGCGATCAGGTACTCGAAGGATATCCGCCAGGCTTCGGCGTACAAACGGGTCTTGTCCCCGAAATAATAATTGGCGGATGCAACGTTTGCCCCCGCATTTTTGCAGATTTCGGCGATCGTCGCATCCCGAAACCCCTTCCTGGCAAACACCTCTGCAGCGCTTTCCAGCAAACGATCCCGGGTATTCTTTTCCTTCGCGGCATGGGACATTTTGATTGCCATCGGAATCCTAATGGATATTTAAAATGATAATTTTAATTGGAGCCTATCGCAGGGAATCTGCGCTGTCAAGGAAAAAGGATGGGAACCGGTTATCGTACCGGTCGATGAGTTCGCAAGACGTCAACAACCATGATCACCTGGCCTGCCGATTCATGAGAAGAGCCTGACCGATGGTCGGGGCGACAGATAGCCGAGCGATCTTGACATTTGGAAATCAATTCCATAGGCTTTGACAAACATACATGACCGGATGCCCAGCTTCTACGCAGCACACTGCTTGCGGACCAAGTCGCGATCCAGCAGGAAAGCGTCAGGCTGATGGCTTATCCCTGCCCGCTTGCTGGAATAACCTTTTGATAGCCAATTGGAATCGCTTGATCCCAGCCTCATGGGTTGGCACAATCATCACCGGCAACACCAAACGGGAAATCATCCGATGACAACCCCATATCCATCGCAGGAGCTGCTGCGCACCCTATGCAAGCCCTGGCTTGCGTCCCTGTCACCGCAACATGTCTTCCGGATGTACACCGACACCTCGGATTTTTACGCTATCGAATATGGCGACATCCTGCTGCTGGATGGCAAGCCCTACCTGGTTCGGCACAACGCCAAAGAAGGAAGATTCGGGCTCGATGACGATGTGAAGTTCTGGGTCAAACGGGCCATCGATCTGCAGGACGGGCAGACCCGTATCATCAAGCTGGTGTTTTTCGAGCGATTTACGGCCAATATCGGTGGAATTCCGTTCGAATGTTTCCGGAGCCCCCGGAAAGAGGCCCGGATTCTGGACATGGTCAGAGGTCATCCGCATTTCATGCAAGGCTTCTGGGTCCTGGATGATCGGGACAATGTCGTGCGGATCATCGATATCATCTATGGACAGACCCTTTCGGCCATGATCCAGGATATCCGCGCCGATCATGAAACCTATTTTCACCGGCAACTTCCCGGTATTCTGGATCGATACATCGCATGCGTGGAGGCCATCGCTTTTCTGCACGAACATGGCGAAAAGCACGGCGACATCCGCCGGGATCATATCCTGGTGGATCAGGATACGAGATTGTACCGATGGATCGACTTCGACTACAATTTTCTCCATCGGGAAAACATCTTTGGATATGATCTGTTCGGTCTCGGAAACGTCCTGATATACATTGTCGGAAAAGGAGATGTGCTGATCCAGGACCTGCATGAGAAAAACCGCGCCTTGTTTGATGCCATCAGGCCGGAAGATGTCAACATCGTTTTCAACAACCGCCTGGCCAATTTGAAAATAGGTTTTCCCTATCTGCCCAAAAGGCTCAACGACATGCTGCTCCGCTTTTCCAAAGGCAGCACGGTGTTCTACGATACCATCGGCCAGTTCCTGGATGATCTGCGGGAATCGCGAACCGATTTAGTTGGTTAGCCGTGTTTTGGACTCATATCCTGCCAGAGGCAGGAGCGCGACGGACGAGTCGAGGGAGTTACGATTACGACAACGACTACGACTACGATTACGACAACGACAACGACAACGATTACGGAAGCGATAGCGATTATCCCCCCGCGTTGCGGAGAAAGGAGAAAGTACCCAATGAGCACCCTGAATCCTACTGACCGCAACATTCTGCTTGCCGTGGACAATTCGGAAAATTCGCAAAAAGCCGTCTCCTACGTTGCCCGACTTCTGGGCGGTATCGGAGGGGGATTTCATATTACCCTGCTCCATTTGATCATCGAGCCGGACACCGACTATTTCCCTTCTGAGCAGGAGCGGATTTCCTGGCTGAAACAGCATACAACCGAAGTCGGTGCCCTCCTGGAGAAATACCGCTCCATATTGGAGGCGCACGGCATCGGTTCCGATCAGATCCGGATTCATACGCCCGTCCGATATTGCCCTTCGGTTTCGGAGTGCATTCTGGCCGAAAAGGACATCCTGGAATACGGAACGATTGTTGTGGGCCGCAAGGGATTGACGCCAAAAGAGGAAATTCTGCTGGGCAGCGTTTCCAGCAAGCTCGTCAAACTGGCCAAGAATTGTGCGGTGTGGGTCGTGAATTGAAAATGGAAATCTGTAAACTGGCCGGTGGCAAAACCAACTAAACGATCGCTTTCCGTTCAGGCACCATGCAGGTGACAGGCAATGCGCAGCCAGGGGGAAGTCCGGGGGAAACTTGCTTTTCGAAGGACGATGCTGCTATGATGCAGTTCTTGGTAGGCATTGCACCATCTCCAGGGTTGCGACTTTCGACAGAAGAAAGCGCTTCCATGTCGTTGAATGAAGGAAAATGATGATGAAATTTTCACAGGTCGTCAATGTATACCCTTCCCTTCCCGAACCGCTCCGGTTTCTGGAAAAGCTTTCCCGAAACCTCTGGTGGTGCTGGCAAAGAGAGGCCACCGATCTATTCCGGCGGATCGACCCGGTCTTGTGGCGGGAAACCAATGGGAACCCGGTAAAATTGTTATGCAGGGTCCCGAACACCCGTTTCCTGGAATTGTGCAACGACACCAGTTTTCTGACTCACCAGAGGCGGATCGAAGCGCTGTTTGCAGAACAAGTGGAAAACGACGTTTCCGAAACGTTGGAGCCCTTCGGGAAAGGCGGGATCATCGCCTATTTTTCGATGGAATTCGGCATTCATGAAAGCCTCCCCTTGTTTGCGGGCGGCCTCGGCATATTGGCCGGCGATCATTTGAAATCCGCCTCCGATCTGCACCTGCCGCTGGTCGGCGTCGGCTTGTTCTATCACTACGGTTATTTCCATCAATACCTGGATCATGAAGGATATCAACAGGAAGAATACCCGGAAACCGAGGTGTTCTCGCTGCCGATGACCAGGGTCCTCGATGTGACCGGTAACGAGCTCATCGTAACGGTGGATGGGCCCAACGGAAAAATCCATGCCGGTATCTGGCTGCTGCAAATCGGACGGATCCCCCTGTATTTGCTCGATACGGACATCAGTCTCAACCCCCCGGAATTTCGCAAAATTACGGCAAATCTGTATCCGGGGGAAATGCATACCCGGCTTACCCAGGAAATTCTTCTGGGTATCGGCGGCATG belongs to Desulfatirhabdium butyrativorans DSM 18734 and includes:
- a CDS encoding ABC transporter ATP-binding protein, whose product is MDLIRLEGIRKTFHLGEIDVPVLKGISLTIDAGEFVALMGSSGSGKSTLMNILGCLDRPTEGTYWFDGKNVVHLSADERAYLRNARMGFVFQNFNLLGRASALENVMMPMGYAAKFVSDKEARRRASEMLEKVGLANRLHHEPSQLSGGQQQRVAIARALINRPPVLFADEPTGNLDSKTSAEVLDMFKVLNQQDNITIILVTHDPEVAEHADRIIRIADGVLVDGAAEQAAERTLQAQVMEASV
- a CDS encoding universal stress protein, whose amino-acid sequence is MSTLNPTDRNILLAVDNSENSQKAVSYVARLLGGIGGGFHITLLHLIIEPDTDYFPSEQERISWLKQHTTEVGALLEKYRSILEAHGIGSDQIRIHTPVRYCPSVSECILAEKDILEYGTIVVGRKGLTPKEEILLGSVSSKLVKLAKNCAVWVVN
- a CDS encoding ABC transporter permease, with the translated sequence MRILRTLRTALQALMRNPMRALLTTLGIVIGVGAVIAMMEIGKGSSAAIQKSIASMGANTILVLPGSAASGGITFGAGSVMTLTPMDADAIQRECPSVRSVAPIVRARSQVVYGNRNWIPASIFGTTSAFLEVRDWKELAEGDVFTDRDVLNANKVCLLGKTLVRELFLDESPIGKEIRIKNVSFRVVGVLSEKGANMMGVDQDDILLAPWTTIKYRVTGSPVVTSVQSTGSDATSSSVNTLSKLYPGSVALYPARSDIQAADQPLPIRFANVDQLLMAAVSTEEISNAIDQITDTLRSRHRIREGEADDFNIRNMTEMTKTLTGTASLMTNLLLFVALISLVVGGVGIMNIMLVSVTERTREIGLRMAVGARSRDILRQFLIEAVVLCVAGGAIGILLGRGGSYVVQLILKWPIGYSPEAIAASVLVSVGVGVIFGYYPAWRASKLDPIEALRYE
- a CDS encoding CerR family C-terminal domain-containing protein, producing MAIKMSHAAKEKNTRDRLLESAAEVFARKGFRDATIAEICKNAGANVASANYYFGDKTRLYAEAWRISFEYLIAQYPADGGIDSGAGIEERMRGRILSVLHRISHPQSYAFDILHKEMANPTGLLDVVIRDSVEPIRKGFLNLLRELVGEEVPEKRIWLCLRSVLAQCFDLLVTMRRKPVCRDAQELEWTRDIDGLADHILRFSLAGIREVCRSK
- a CDS encoding efflux transporter outer membrane subunit, with translation MFGKSRGLRWVKGFCMALLVGICGCMTPGPVYQPQHPDLPAAWSTVDDNHFAEHTGEISRWWENFNDPILCSLIEQAFASNPGLRLAEARLREARAARRGFVAAEGPSVSAGGSYRRSHTSAGANSGSGSTGSDGYDANQYQAGFDASWELDIFGGLKRSVEAADADVQAQVEAGRDVMVSVAAEVAASYIDLRTYQQRVLVAKSALETQKKTASLTRKRYEAGLVTRLDLVNAEAQVASTESQIPALEVGARQAMFALAILMGKAPADLDAMLTAVSGIPAALVQVPVGVPSDLCRRRPDIRQAEAAIHAATARVGVATADLFPKFYLTGSAGYQNTSASSLVDWSSRFWSIGPSVSWPLFDSGKIRSNIAVREAQQEQAVIGYRQTVLAALQEVENALVAASREGIRQDALRKSVDANRKSLDLSLQLYSGGQTDFLSVLQAQRALYTAEDNLYQSFRTVSTQLVALYKALGGGWDVGAIHESPL
- a CDS encoding efflux RND transporter periplasmic adaptor subunit: MKTAVKRIVWMAVVLVLLAGGYVFWKRAKAPVATAFKTAAVQRGNLFVGISATGTVEPEEVVDVGAQIAGQIKSFGKDRKGKSADYGSEVTSGMILAKIDDALYAADAKRAEADLRAQKALLQNAKATLEQSKAKFWQARQDWERAKKLGPSDALSAISYDGYRSAFESAQAAVHVAEASVQQANAAIAVSKASLERAKTNLGYCTIRSPVNGIIIDRRVNIGQTVVASLNAPSLFLIARDLRKMQVWVAVNEADIGKIYPGQPVNFTVDAFPGEQFAGEVGKVRLNATMSQNVVTYTVEVLTDNSSGRLLPYLTANVNFELERRENVLLVPNAGLKWSPRPEMIDPAYREPKEKGPNVGEEGKTGSGAKKRSVLWTPGHEGLLVPLAVEEGASDGIMTEVSGKHIREGLAVVTGIQTAGQGGPQGTRNPFVPQFFKGGRH